One segment of Rhodopirellula baltica SH 1 DNA contains the following:
- a CDS encoding lactate utilization protein B — protein sequence MNEFLSEVISLTSTLPIVDHPNAAREFVTNESRSHWHDDSLWFVRSKRDKQAQSIPEWEYLREQASTIKTHTIAKLPEYLQQFEANATRLGAVVHWAADAEEHNRIVLDLLRRNDTLRIVKSKSMLTEECGLNEYLIENGIEVVDTDLGERIVQLRGETPSHIVLPAIHIKKEEVGDTFHEHLGTRAGESDPQVLTEAARGHLRGKFLSGEVGITGVNFAIADTGGLVVCTNEGNADLGVSLPRIHIACMGIEKLVPRFQDLSVFTRLLARSATGQPITSYTSHFHGPRDENSELHIVLVDNGRSKIRDSKTFRQSLHCIRCGACMNTCPVYRRSGGHSYRATVPGPIGSVLGPAKNAKAHKSLPFACSLCGSCTDVCPVKIPLHHQLLAWRKVLVGKRLVAWNKRMAMKAASFLFRNPPLFAAAGYFGRVALKVLPKSLTHNRFNTWAKDRDLPEPPKESFHEWYAKNRPSGSQTISREEQS from the coding sequence TTGAATGAATTTTTAAGCGAAGTGATTTCCTTGACATCCACTCTTCCTATCGTCGATCACCCCAACGCCGCTCGCGAGTTCGTGACCAATGAGTCTCGATCGCATTGGCATGATGATTCGTTGTGGTTCGTTCGAAGCAAACGCGACAAGCAAGCGCAGTCGATTCCCGAATGGGAATACCTTCGCGAGCAAGCATCGACGATCAAGACACACACGATCGCGAAGCTGCCGGAGTACTTGCAGCAGTTTGAGGCCAACGCGACTCGTTTGGGTGCGGTTGTTCATTGGGCTGCCGACGCCGAAGAACACAACCGCATCGTCTTGGATTTGCTACGCCGCAACGACACGCTTCGTATCGTCAAAAGCAAATCGATGCTGACCGAAGAGTGCGGTCTGAACGAATACTTGATCGAAAATGGCATCGAAGTTGTCGACACCGACTTGGGCGAACGCATTGTTCAGTTGCGTGGCGAAACCCCCAGTCACATCGTGCTGCCTGCGATTCACATCAAAAAGGAAGAGGTCGGCGATACCTTTCACGAACACCTCGGGACACGAGCGGGTGAGTCCGACCCGCAAGTGTTGACCGAAGCCGCACGTGGGCACTTGCGTGGCAAATTCTTGAGCGGTGAAGTCGGGATCACTGGTGTCAACTTCGCAATCGCTGACACTGGCGGTTTGGTCGTTTGCACCAACGAAGGCAATGCGGATTTGGGCGTTTCTTTGCCGCGAATCCACATCGCTTGCATGGGCATCGAAAAGTTGGTGCCGCGGTTCCAGGATCTGTCGGTCTTCACCCGTTTGCTCGCTCGCAGTGCGACCGGCCAACCGATTACCAGTTACACGTCCCATTTCCACGGGCCTCGCGACGAAAACAGCGAACTGCACATCGTCTTGGTCGACAACGGTCGATCCAAAATTCGCGACAGCAAGACATTCCGCCAATCGTTGCATTGCATCCGTTGCGGTGCTTGCATGAACACTTGCCCGGTTTATCGACGCAGTGGCGGGCACAGCTATCGAGCCACCGTGCCGGGGCCAATCGGCAGCGTTTTGGGGCCGGCGAAAAACGCCAAGGCTCACAAGAGTCTGCCTTTTGCATGCAGTCTCTGCGGTTCGTGCACCGACGTTTGCCCGGTCAAGATTCCTTTGCACCATCAGCTGCTTGCATGGCGAAAAGTGCTGGTGGGCAAGCGTCTTGTCGCTTGGAACAAGCGAATGGCGATGAAAGCCGCTTCGTTCCTGTTCCGCAATCCGCCTTTGTTCGCGGCGGCTGGTTACTTTGGCCGAGTCGCGTTGAAGGTGCTCCCAAAATCGCTGACTCACAATCGCTTCAACACGTGGGCGAAGGATCGAGACCTCCCTGAGCCACCGAAGGAGTCGTTTCACGAGTGGTATGCCAAGAATCGACCATCCGGTTCGCAAACGATTTCGCGGGAGGAGCAGTCATGA
- a CDS encoding TolC family protein: MNRSLIRLTAQLQLGITLLIACGCAPTQPFFLNESPDLNYYLNSATQIEYPDVDVESLPETTEALPPLAIGNHDYQFWDLTLEEATNIALQNAKFFVTTSGIAETRQNVADQFISSTFEQVGSIYDVAIQQSTTQSVPLTVDSNGNRTLPRGVLRANQVGGVEDALAEFDAQASGFISYSNTDRPRNSGNSAVSTSLFQSDDVTAQAAISKRFATGGVATLRHQLVYGHNNLPTAPLAANSASRVVSSDYTVSMEAQVQQPLMRNRGTLVNRIPVVLASLNEDVSIAEYEVQVRNLVRDVENAYWDLYVAYRNVATSVVGRNSAIATAQFAQLALENGTGTLQELSQAKGQYFQFKAQLETALAGSNLPGPDRFGVYGSENRLRELMGLAATDGRLIRPIDEPTLARVEFDWNESVAQMLYLSPELRRTKTRIKQQELELISAKNQILPEVNLSLLYRWVGVGDTLGPPDGGTGEFPEPGSSALGSLTGGDFQEGAVRLEVTPPAIGSRRELARIQGSKFRLAAARSKLQEDERLMVSKLSDAIRKAQSHYQLTQTNAQQWQAFETEVETRLAEFEAGTRDINVVLQSQQRKAQAEINYYRALAEYSKSLSYVDYLKGTLLANSGIVLREGPWNKKAYWDALERARERSAGKKLQYGVTRPGVVRQGPVRDADSASQIIGSGANTHGQILPPGEFEMNAADGQVIFGDANGEALPMDMGIVRDPIRIDDQPLSEYGNSTHEMLQAPQPIDRLSPPVTVPTPAPSIESAQPLQSPAASSSDGASWGTARRVQPAAYTAPAATSAAEPAEYAPQPVRRKPIPR; this comes from the coding sequence ATGAATCGCTCATTGATCCGTTTGACTGCACAACTGCAATTGGGAATTACCCTCCTGATCGCCTGTGGGTGCGCTCCAACTCAGCCGTTCTTCTTGAACGAGTCTCCGGACCTGAACTACTATCTCAACTCAGCCACCCAGATTGAATATCCGGATGTGGACGTGGAGAGTCTGCCCGAAACGACGGAGGCGTTGCCTCCGCTGGCGATCGGCAACCACGACTACCAGTTCTGGGATTTGACGCTGGAAGAAGCGACCAACATCGCGTTGCAAAATGCGAAGTTCTTCGTCACCACCAGCGGCATCGCAGAAACACGTCAAAACGTGGCTGACCAGTTCATCAGCAGCACGTTCGAGCAAGTAGGCAGCATTTATGATGTTGCCATCCAGCAATCAACTACTCAGTCGGTCCCGTTGACCGTTGATAGCAATGGCAACCGCACGCTGCCTCGTGGTGTTCTGCGAGCCAACCAAGTTGGCGGTGTCGAAGATGCTTTGGCTGAGTTCGATGCTCAAGCCAGCGGTTTCATCAGCTACAGCAACACCGACCGTCCACGAAACTCGGGCAACAGTGCTGTTTCAACCTCGCTGTTTCAATCCGACGATGTGACGGCCCAAGCCGCGATCAGCAAACGGTTCGCTACCGGTGGTGTTGCCACACTTCGCCATCAACTGGTGTACGGACACAACAACCTGCCAACCGCACCGCTGGCAGCCAACTCGGCATCGCGAGTTGTTTCGAGTGACTACACCGTTTCGATGGAAGCTCAAGTGCAGCAACCATTGATGCGGAACCGAGGCACCTTGGTCAACCGAATTCCGGTTGTCTTGGCCAGCCTCAACGAAGACGTGTCGATTGCCGAATACGAAGTCCAGGTTCGCAACTTGGTCCGTGATGTCGAGAACGCCTACTGGGACCTGTATGTTGCTTACCGCAACGTGGCCACTTCGGTGGTCGGTCGTAACAGTGCGATCGCAACGGCACAGTTTGCTCAACTCGCTTTGGAAAACGGTACCGGCACACTGCAAGAGTTGTCGCAAGCCAAAGGTCAATACTTTCAGTTCAAGGCTCAGCTCGAAACTGCACTTGCCGGATCGAACCTGCCTGGCCCTGACCGGTTCGGTGTTTACGGTTCGGAAAACCGTCTGCGTGAGTTGATGGGATTGGCGGCAACCGATGGTCGATTGATTCGTCCCATCGACGAGCCAACCCTCGCACGTGTTGAATTTGACTGGAACGAGTCGGTTGCACAGATGTTGTACCTGTCGCCCGAATTGCGTCGAACGAAGACCCGCATCAAACAACAAGAGTTGGAGCTGATCTCAGCAAAGAACCAAATCCTTCCCGAGGTGAACTTGTCATTGCTTTACCGCTGGGTGGGTGTCGGTGACACGCTTGGTCCTCCTGATGGTGGAACCGGCGAATTTCCTGAACCTGGAAGTTCAGCACTGGGCAGTTTGACCGGTGGTGATTTCCAAGAAGGGGCGGTTCGCCTCGAAGTGACTCCTCCCGCGATTGGTAGCCGCCGAGAGCTTGCTCGAATCCAAGGTTCGAAGTTCCGATTGGCTGCAGCCCGCAGTAAGTTGCAAGAAGACGAACGTCTGATGGTCAGCAAGTTGTCCGATGCGATTCGCAAGGCTCAGTCGCACTATCAACTGACGCAAACCAACGCACAACAGTGGCAAGCTTTCGAAACGGAAGTGGAAACTCGATTGGCTGAATTCGAAGCCGGTACACGTGACATCAACGTGGTCCTTCAAAGTCAGCAACGAAAGGCTCAAGCGGAAATCAACTACTACCGTGCCTTGGCTGAGTACAGCAAATCATTGAGCTACGTCGACTACTTGAAGGGCACCTTGCTGGCCAACAGCGGGATCGTGTTGCGAGAAGGACCTTGGAACAAGAAAGCCTACTGGGATGCACTGGAACGTGCTCGCGAACGAAGTGCTGGCAAGAAGCTGCAGTACGGCGTGACTCGTCCAGGTGTGGTTCGCCAAGGGCCGGTTCGTGATGCGGACTCCGCTTCGCAGATCATCGGCAGTGGAGCCAACACCCACGGGCAAATCTTGCCACCGGGCGAGTTCGAGATGAACGCGGCCGATGGCCAAGTCATCTTCGGCGATGCCAACGGCGAAGCCTTGCCAATGGACATGGGAATCGTTCGCGATCCGATCCGAATCGACGATCAACCACTGAGCGAGTACGGCAACAGTACTCACGAAATGTTGCAGGCTCCTCAGCCCATCGATCGGCTGTCACCTCCCGTGACTGTCCCAACTCCGGCTCCTTCGATTGAATCGGCTCAGCCACTTCAATCGCCCGCCGCATCGTCCAGCGATGGTGCGTCGTGGGGAACGGCTCGCCGAGTCCAGCCGGCAGCTTACACGGCACCCGCGGCAACATCGGCTGCGGAACCCGCCGAGTACGCACCGCAACCTGTGCGGCGGAAACCCATCCCTCGCTGA
- a CDS encoding alkyl/aryl-sulfatase has protein sequence MNRTHFRIRFGRSLRTTILLGFFVLAAGVANGQTQVAPETALRMLNAQQQQFEKGVVKVADNVFTAVGFHGANTSMIVGTDGVIIVDTLFGPSSASKAAAAFRQYSDKPVKAIIYTHSHGDHIGGASAFVGDEKPDVYATETFGSAEGVNKAVDPVKAKRNVRQFGRNLPPSESTNRGVAPANTEDGDRGKGFLPPTITVPSDGLKTTIAGVEIEFHNGPGETGDAMFIWLPKEKVLLAGDNFYSSFPNLYAIRGTAYRDVLNWSESVAKMATFKPHVVIPGHTMPIQGQDAATTALADYSEAIRSVYDQTVRGINAGKGPDQLAHEVKLPAHLKDKPYLLQFYGSVPHAVRAIYAGLLGWYDGNPTTLNPLEPKLKAKKMADLAGGTQKLTEQMESALAKEEFQWALELSDHVKWLEDADVKLARKVKITALRALAAREYNAPNRNYYLSYANELESGQLSEVWF, from the coding sequence GTGAACAGAACTCACTTTCGAATCCGTTTTGGCAGAAGCTTGCGAACGACGATCTTACTTGGCTTCTTTGTGTTAGCTGCGGGCGTTGCCAATGGACAAACTCAGGTCGCCCCCGAAACCGCACTGAGGATGCTGAACGCTCAGCAACAGCAGTTCGAGAAGGGCGTGGTCAAAGTCGCCGACAATGTCTTCACTGCGGTTGGTTTTCACGGCGCAAACACATCCATGATCGTTGGTACCGACGGGGTCATCATCGTCGACACTCTTTTCGGCCCCTCCAGTGCGTCCAAAGCCGCGGCAGCCTTTCGGCAATACAGTGACAAACCGGTCAAAGCGATCATCTATACCCACAGCCACGGCGATCACATCGGCGGAGCGAGTGCTTTTGTCGGCGATGAGAAACCGGATGTCTACGCGACGGAAACGTTTGGTTCCGCCGAAGGCGTCAACAAAGCGGTTGATCCGGTGAAAGCGAAACGAAACGTACGCCAGTTTGGCCGCAATCTTCCGCCTTCAGAGAGCACCAACCGCGGTGTCGCTCCAGCCAATACCGAAGACGGCGACCGTGGCAAAGGATTCCTTCCACCGACGATCACCGTTCCTAGCGATGGACTCAAAACAACGATCGCGGGCGTGGAAATTGAATTCCACAACGGACCAGGCGAAACCGGGGATGCCATGTTCATCTGGCTCCCGAAAGAAAAGGTGTTGCTGGCGGGCGACAACTTCTACAGTTCCTTTCCCAACCTGTACGCAATTCGCGGCACGGCCTATCGCGATGTGCTGAACTGGTCAGAGAGTGTTGCCAAGATGGCGACTTTCAAACCACATGTTGTGATCCCTGGCCATACCATGCCGATTCAAGGTCAGGATGCCGCCACCACTGCACTGGCCGATTACAGCGAAGCAATCCGTAGTGTTTATGACCAAACTGTCCGTGGCATCAACGCCGGCAAAGGTCCGGATCAACTGGCACATGAAGTCAAGCTTCCCGCACACCTGAAAGACAAGCCGTACCTGCTTCAGTTCTATGGTTCGGTGCCGCATGCGGTACGAGCGATCTATGCTGGGCTGCTGGGTTGGTACGACGGCAACCCAACGACATTGAATCCGTTGGAACCCAAACTCAAGGCGAAGAAAATGGCAGATCTGGCGGGCGGCACACAGAAGCTGACCGAACAGATGGAATCCGCTTTGGCGAAAGAAGAATTCCAGTGGGCTTTGGAACTTTCCGACCATGTGAAATGGCTGGAAGATGCCGACGTCAAACTTGCCCGCAAGGTCAAGATCACAGCTCTCCGGGCCCTCGCCGCGAGAGAGTACAACGCGCCCAATCGCAATTACTACCTCAGCTACGCCAACGAACTCGAATCGGGGCAGTTGAGCGAAGTGTGGTTTTAG
- a CDS encoding GNAT family acetyltransferase — protein MLIRNYVAEDRDAVVDLWLAVFPRSTGHNDPGTSIDRKMAADDGLFFVATDDVNVAGTVMAGYDGHRGWLYSVAVSLAFRRRGVGTRLVRHAESELTRRGCPKVNLQVIADNSEVVAFYQSLGFQVEERISMGKLTGE, from the coding sequence ATGCTGATACGCAATTACGTCGCCGAAGATCGTGACGCCGTCGTGGATCTTTGGTTGGCGGTGTTCCCTCGATCTACCGGGCACAATGATCCTGGCACCTCGATCGATCGCAAAATGGCTGCGGACGATGGATTGTTCTTTGTGGCGACGGACGATGTGAACGTGGCGGGCACGGTGATGGCTGGTTACGACGGGCATCGTGGATGGCTGTATTCCGTCGCGGTGTCGCTTGCCTTCCGACGACGTGGCGTGGGGACGCGATTGGTCCGGCACGCCGAATCGGAGCTGACTCGTCGTGGTTGCCCCAAGGTGAACTTGCAAGTGATCGCCGACAACAGCGAGGTCGTGGCGTTTTACCAATCGCTCGGATTCCAAGTCGAAGAACGAATCAGCATGGGAAAGCTGACCGGCGAGTGA
- a CDS encoding CehA/McbA family metallohydrolase domain-containing protein, with amino-acid sequence MKLSQCLHRCLLPLSFLALCLTIPCFTSLCHGDEPAPQWWKGNIHTHSLWSDGDQFPEMIADWYQSEGYNFLALTDHNVLSEGSRWMDYSKILQRSDDGILDRYRARFGNAWVETRGTEGEADYQVRLKPLDEFRYLVEQHHQFILIPAEEISDRGEGKPVHINATNLAEALEPAGGDTVRQVIENNLRAILEHEKAHGREVLPHVNHPNFHYAVTAEDLASVVSERFFEVYNGHPGVNHLGDDEHPSIERMWDIINALRQTSLNVPPMMGIATDDSHEYHGKPGSRPGRGWVMVRSQYLTPEHLIRAMKRGDFYASSGVSLDDVKYDAKSKTLSLKIQSKPDTTYQTKFIATLAKEDGLIDEHRIGVTVGTSGSLQPQYTLTGKELYVRAVVTSDQPPRDPSFKDQKQQAWTQPVGWESP; translated from the coding sequence ATGAAACTCTCCCAGTGCCTGCATCGTTGCCTCCTGCCTCTTTCCTTCCTCGCACTTTGCCTCACCATTCCATGTTTCACGTCGCTGTGTCACGGCGATGAACCGGCACCTCAATGGTGGAAGGGAAACATCCACACGCATTCGCTGTGGAGTGACGGCGATCAATTCCCTGAGATGATTGCAGACTGGTACCAATCCGAAGGCTACAACTTTCTGGCCCTGACCGACCACAACGTGCTCAGCGAGGGTTCGCGATGGATGGACTACTCGAAAATCCTGCAACGCAGTGACGATGGGATCCTGGATCGCTACCGAGCACGATTCGGCAACGCCTGGGTGGAAACTCGGGGCACGGAAGGCGAAGCTGACTACCAAGTGCGACTCAAACCGCTCGATGAGTTCCGTTATTTGGTTGAACAGCATCACCAATTCATCCTGATTCCCGCGGAAGAAATCAGCGATCGCGGGGAAGGCAAACCGGTTCACATCAACGCAACGAACTTGGCCGAAGCCCTCGAACCCGCCGGAGGCGATACGGTTCGCCAAGTGATCGAAAACAACTTGCGAGCGATCCTGGAACACGAAAAGGCACACGGCCGAGAAGTTCTGCCGCACGTGAACCACCCGAACTTCCACTACGCGGTCACCGCCGAGGACCTCGCCTCAGTTGTCTCCGAACGTTTCTTCGAGGTCTACAACGGGCACCCGGGCGTCAACCATCTTGGCGATGACGAACACCCCAGCATCGAACGCATGTGGGACATCATTAACGCCCTGCGTCAGACTTCACTGAACGTCCCGCCGATGATGGGTATCGCAACCGATGACAGCCACGAGTATCACGGCAAACCCGGATCGCGTCCCGGCCGCGGTTGGGTGATGGTCCGCAGCCAATACCTGACGCCTGAACACCTGATCCGAGCAATGAAACGTGGCGACTTCTATGCATCTAGCGGAGTCAGCCTGGACGACGTGAAATACGATGCCAAATCGAAGACACTGTCGCTGAAAATCCAATCCAAACCCGACACGACGTACCAAACCAAATTCATCGCGACGCTGGCCAAAGAAGACGGTTTGATCGATGAACACCGAATTGGTGTGACCGTGGGAACGTCCGGCAGCCTTCAGCCCCAATACACGCTGACGGGGAAAGAACTTTATGTTCGGGCGGTCGTGACCAGCGACCAACCTCCCCGAGACCCGTCGTTCAAGGACCAAAAACAGCAGGCTTGGACACAGCCCGTTGGCTGGGAATCGCCCTGA
- a CDS encoding MarR family winged helix-turn-helix transcriptional regulator, translated as MHFDSESSPGFVIGRVAYLIRTGMGAELKKARWPFSPEETQTLITLSDAGQPLSMNELASRMIRDATTVKRQLDRLVEHQFVERNASSEDARIVMIGLTRRGEQRLQKVLPLLDDLRKIALKGISKKELDAAQNVLHHMQKNLKTHLTKD; from the coding sequence ATGCATTTTGATTCAGAGTCTTCGCCTGGATTTGTCATTGGGCGAGTCGCTTACTTGATACGCACCGGAATGGGAGCGGAACTGAAGAAAGCCCGCTGGCCTTTTTCACCCGAGGAAACACAGACCTTGATCACGCTGTCCGATGCCGGCCAGCCTCTGAGCATGAACGAACTGGCATCGCGAATGATCCGTGATGCGACGACTGTGAAACGACAGTTGGATCGACTTGTCGAACATCAGTTCGTAGAGCGAAACGCCTCGAGCGAGGATGCTCGGATCGTGATGATCGGCTTGACCCGCCGAGGCGAGCAACGATTGCAGAAGGTCCTCCCGCTATTGGATGACCTGCGGAAGATCGCTTTGAAAGGAATTTCAAAGAAGGAACTGGATGCAGCACAAAACGTTCTGCATCACATGCAGAAAAACCTCAAGACCCATCTCACAAAGGATTAA
- the gltX gene encoding glutamate--tRNA ligase — protein MIRTRFAPSPTGYLHIGGVRTALFNWLLAKQAGGQFILRIDDTDAGRNVDAALKPILDGFRWLGMDWDEGPDVGGPHGPYFQSERGDQYRAAAEKLLADGHAYRDFAKPEELQTLREEAQKGGEAFVYDRRWMAEDEATAAKFEAEGRQGVVRLKMPREGQCVIQDLIRGEVVVEWASEQDHVIARADGSPLYHLASVVDDHELKITHVVRAAEHLPNTARQVFIAQSLGYELPIYAHLPYVAEPGGSAKLSKRKLDKYKKNRDFAVLLAHGEKIAERCNMQVDADTFNPVLVDFYREIGFLPDALLNYLLLLGWSLDGETEKFTIAEMIEKFTLDRVNKAPASFDPAKLQSFQGDAFAELSDEKRTELVRPFAVAAGFVADGDADETLKAVLAAAGDRLKMAGDIVDFDYCFVDDYSVDEKAYEKRLAKADGAKELLAKLNETLKAATEFDAANVETTVKSFCESEGIKIGQIIHALRVATTGAASGFGMFDTLAVLGKDKVTARIEKTIAGLS, from the coding sequence ATGATTCGCACGCGATTTGCCCCCAGCCCGACCGGATACTTGCACATCGGTGGCGTCCGCACCGCACTTTTTAATTGGCTGCTCGCGAAACAGGCTGGCGGGCAATTCATTCTTCGGATCGATGACACGGACGCCGGACGAAACGTCGATGCGGCCCTGAAACCGATCTTGGACGGTTTTCGTTGGCTCGGAATGGATTGGGATGAAGGCCCCGATGTCGGCGGACCCCACGGCCCTTACTTCCAATCGGAGCGAGGTGACCAGTACCGAGCCGCTGCCGAGAAGCTGCTCGCCGATGGCCATGCATATCGAGATTTTGCCAAACCGGAAGAATTGCAAACGCTTCGCGAAGAAGCTCAGAAAGGGGGCGAGGCGTTTGTCTACGATCGACGCTGGATGGCGGAAGACGAAGCGACCGCGGCCAAATTCGAAGCCGAAGGTCGACAAGGCGTCGTGCGTCTGAAGATGCCACGCGAAGGTCAATGCGTGATCCAAGATTTGATCCGCGGCGAAGTCGTTGTCGAATGGGCGTCCGAACAAGACCACGTGATCGCGCGTGCAGACGGCAGCCCGCTGTATCACCTGGCCAGTGTCGTCGATGATCACGAACTGAAGATCACCCACGTCGTTCGCGCCGCGGAGCACTTGCCCAACACGGCTCGCCAAGTCTTCATCGCTCAGTCGCTTGGGTATGAATTGCCAATTTACGCTCACCTGCCCTACGTGGCTGAACCTGGTGGATCGGCCAAGTTGAGCAAACGCAAACTCGACAAGTACAAGAAGAACCGCGACTTCGCCGTGTTGCTGGCTCATGGCGAAAAGATCGCCGAGCGTTGCAACATGCAAGTCGACGCGGACACGTTCAATCCTGTCTTGGTTGATTTCTACCGCGAGATCGGATTCTTGCCCGATGCGTTGCTGAATTACTTGTTGTTGCTTGGGTGGTCGCTCGATGGCGAAACCGAGAAGTTCACGATCGCGGAAATGATCGAGAAGTTCACTCTGGATCGCGTCAACAAAGCTCCCGCCTCATTCGACCCGGCCAAACTGCAATCGTTCCAGGGCGACGCCTTCGCGGAATTGTCCGATGAGAAACGAACCGAATTGGTGCGTCCGTTTGCAGTTGCCGCAGGCTTTGTTGCCGATGGCGATGCCGACGAAACGTTGAAAGCTGTTCTGGCAGCCGCTGGCGATCGTTTGAAAATGGCCGGTGACATCGTCGACTTTGACTACTGCTTCGTGGACGATTATTCCGTTGACGAAAAAGCGTACGAGAAACGTTTGGCCAAAGCCGATGGTGCAAAGGAGTTGCTTGCGAAGCTGAACGAGACTTTGAAGGCAGCAACCGAGTTTGACGCCGCCAACGTGGAAACGACCGTGAAGTCGTTCTGTGAATCCGAGGGCATCAAGATCGGGCAAATCATTCACGCATTGCGAGTGGCGACGACGGGAGCGGCCAGCGGTTTCGGCATGTTCGACACGCTCGCGGTCTTGGGAAAAGACAAGGTGACCGCACGAATTGAAAAAACGATCGCTGGCCTATCCTAG
- a CDS encoding Rieske (2Fe-2S) protein: MSDSDSDPKPTRNLYPNELAEQNHSREPREDLPWHVAFDLSETDPGLAERLAANPDTESYVREALVGDRILAVIFHAGQWYAMDGICTHQGGPLAEGHVADGCVTCPWHGWQYELETGTQTTSRQPLQAVFPIRQNGTAIEVQLP; the protein is encoded by the coding sequence ATGAGCGATTCAGATTCCGATCCAAAACCAACGCGAAATTTGTATCCCAACGAACTCGCTGAGCAAAACCACAGCCGCGAACCGCGAGAAGACCTGCCGTGGCACGTCGCGTTCGATTTGAGCGAAACTGACCCAGGACTCGCCGAACGCTTGGCTGCCAATCCCGACACTGAATCGTATGTACGCGAAGCCTTGGTTGGCGATCGAATTCTCGCCGTGATTTTTCATGCAGGCCAATGGTATGCCATGGACGGAATCTGCACTCACCAGGGCGGACCGCTCGCCGAAGGCCATGTGGCCGATGGATGCGTGACATGCCCTTGGCACGGATGGCAATATGAACTGGAAACTGGAACGCAAACAACCAGCCGCCAACCCCTTCAAGCGGTCTTCCCAATCCGACAAAACGGCACGGCGATCGAAGTCCAACTGCCCTGA
- a CDS encoding LutC/YkgG family protein, whose protein sequence is MSEPQSNSRQVILDRLKGCVVDAPELPTIDPARVVQFDDRLQQFQETLASVGGEAHLVDSPSEIHEKLQTIEVFQSARRIASTVPDAVTATVDLATIDDPHALSTLDWTIVRGEFGVAENGAIWIDGKTLPHRVMIFIAQYLAIVISRSDLLNNMHEAYARIGTPSPGFGVFVSGPSKTADIEQSLVLGAHGCRKLQVFLLP, encoded by the coding sequence ATGAGCGAACCCCAATCCAACAGTCGGCAAGTCATTTTGGATCGGTTGAAAGGTTGCGTCGTGGACGCGCCCGAGTTGCCCACGATCGATCCCGCTCGCGTCGTTCAGTTCGATGACCGACTGCAGCAGTTTCAAGAAACTTTGGCATCGGTGGGTGGCGAAGCTCACTTGGTCGACTCGCCCAGCGAAATTCACGAGAAGTTGCAAACCATCGAGGTTTTCCAATCCGCACGCCGGATTGCCTCGACCGTTCCTGATGCGGTGACGGCCACCGTGGATTTGGCAACCATCGATGACCCGCATGCATTGTCGACATTGGACTGGACAATCGTTCGGGGCGAGTTTGGTGTGGCGGAAAATGGAGCGATTTGGATCGATGGCAAAACGTTGCCTCATCGAGTCATGATCTTCATTGCGCAGTACTTGGCGATTGTGATTTCCAGATCTGATCTGCTGAACAACATGCACGAAGCGTATGCCCGAATCGGTACGCCCAGTCCCGGTTTTGGCGTCTTTGTTTCCGGCCCCAGCAAGACGGCCGATATCGAGCAGTCTTTGGTGCTCGGTGCCCACGGATGCCGCAAGCTCCAGGTTTTTTTGCTGCCTTGA